Proteins from a genomic interval of Rosa chinensis cultivar Old Blush chromosome 2, RchiOBHm-V2, whole genome shotgun sequence:
- the LOC112184731 gene encoding uncharacterized protein LOC112184731, translated as MDKSWINADRDTLKYELGVENFLIFAEENASNRKRIRCPCARCVNFKKKSIKVIRGHLYDYGFSLGYTNWMWHGEPTLSSCASAPSGLGLPPKARFGSETVDMCQVAFNEGDYDEESYEFTKFVDEAERPLFEDSEHSKLEALVQLHNLKARFGMSDTCFSEILATVGSFLPKDNVLPQTHYEAKKTLTNLGLQYEKIHACPKDCILYRKQFSAATTCPKCGVSRWKLKRDKTIKVGQPAKVLWYFPIIPRFKRLFRSVGTAEMLTWHEDKRTKDGHMRHPADSPAWKLPGNDIDLYLEPLIDDLKTLWAGVNDVYDAHRKEYFTLRAVLLWTINDFPAYGNLSGCTTKGYKACPICGDTTSAIHLPHSRKMSYGCHRKYLPRHHPYRREKKAFNNEQEFEVAPTPLSGEEVFKRVEHINYEYGKGKKKNSDSAGTSSWKKKSIFFNLEYWKSLHIRHALDVMHIEKNVCESVIGTLLNMPSKTKDSVAARLDMVDMGVRLDLGPNIGEKKTYVPAAPYTLSRAEKIKMCTSFLFMKVPYGHSSNIKNLVSMDDLKLYGLKSHDCHTLMQQLLPVAIRSVLPKHVRISIMRLCFFFNALCTKVVDVSKLDKLQSDLVLTLCGLEKIFPPSFFDIMVHLTVHLVREVRLCGPVFYRWMYPFERFMKVLKGYVRNRFHPEGCIAESYVGEESMEFCSEFFQRCNPIGVPKDQSKLCGPLSTAKLKCIDEKERNQAHLHVLSNNDEVDPYKIAHKNIVEQLYAGKKKSKQWILSEHNRTFADWFEAKVSAQMKENPNEVSQTIRWLAGKPSFTVHSYGGYRYNGVKYFTKQRDNARAVQNSGVTLVAKTWQVSSAKDKNPVESDMTFYGVIEEIWEVDYHDFKAPLFLCRWVENEKGIKQDELGFTLVNLNRQGHKKDRFASVGQVKQVFYVEDPIDAEWSVVLTTPNRDYRDCFYEDDLGDTSMEHQPFCAEIPSPCHEEENEPDATYMRANVEGFWVDQFTSPREQ; from the exons ATGGATAAATCTTGGATAAATGCAGATAGGGATACTTTAAAGTACGAATTGGGCGTTGaaaatttcttgatttttgcTGAAGAAAATGCTAGTAACCGTAAGAGAATTCGTTGTCCTTGCGCAAGATGTGTAAATTTCAAAAAGAAGTCGATTAAAGTCATTAGGGGACATTTGTATGATTATGGCTTTAGTTTGGGATACACAAACTGGATGTGGCATGGAGAACCTACATTGTCCTCCTGTGCCAGTGCACCTAGTGGTTTAGGCCTGCCTCCAAAGGCCCGATTTGGGTCTGAAACTGTTGATATGTGTCAAGTAGCTTTCAATGAAGGTGATTATGATGAGGAGTCATATGAGTTTACTAAGTTTGTTGATGAAGCAGAAAGACCATTATTTGAAGATAGTGAACACAGTAAGTTAGAGGCATTGGTGCAACTTCATAATTTGAAAGCTAGGTTTGGCATGAGTGACACTTGCTTTTCTGAAATACTTGCCACCGTTGGGTCTTTCCTTCCAAAGGATAATGTATTGCCTCAAACTCATTATGAGGCAAAGAAGACTCTCACCAATTTAGGGCTGCAATATGAGAAAATACATGCATGTCCTAAAGACTGCATATTGTATAGGAAACAATTTTCTGCAGCAACTACTTGTCCTAAGTGTGGTGTCTCTCGTTGGAAGTTAAAGAGAGATAAAACTATAAAAGTTGGCCAACCCGCCAAGGTGTTGTGGTACTTTCCTATAATTCCCAGATTTAAGCGCTTGTTTAGATCTGTTGGAACAGCTGAAATGCTCACTTGGCATGAGGATAAGCGAACTAAGGATGGACACATGCGCCATCCAGCCGACTCTCCTGCTTGGaagttg CCGGGAAATGACATTGATCTTTACTTAGAGCCATTAATTGATGATTTGAAGACTCTGTGGGCTGGAGTTAATGATGTGTATGATGCTCATAGGAAAGAATACTTTACTCTAAGAGCAGTTTTGTTGTGGACCATCAATGATTTTCCCGCATATGGAAACTTGTCGGGGTGCACCACTAAAGGTTACAAAGCATGCCCAATTTGTGGTGATACAACTTCAGCCATACATTTGCCCCATAGTAGGAAAATGTCTTATGGTTGCCACCGTAAGTATCTACCTCGTCATCATCCTTATAGGAGGGAGAAAAAAGCATTTAATAATGAACAAGAATTTGAAGTTGCACCTACACCACTATCCGGAGAGGAAGTGTTTAAGAGGGTAGAACATATTAACTATGAGTATGGcaagggaaaaaagaagaactCTGATTCTGCCGGTACTTCTTCTTGGAAGaaaaaatccatttttttcaACTTGGAGTATTGGAAATCTCTTCATATTCGCCATGCTCTCGATGTGATGCATATTGAGAAGAATGTTTGTGAAAGTGTGATTGGTACATTACTAAACATGCcttctaaaacaaaagatagTGTGGCTGCCCGTTTAGATATGGTTGACATGGGTGTTAGACTTGATTTGGGTCCAAATATTGGGGAGAAAAAAACCTATGTACCTGCTGCCCCATATACTTTGTCAAGGGCAGAGAAGATAAAAATGTGTACTTCTTTCTTGTTTATGAAAGTTCCTTATGGTCATTCatcaaacataaaaaatttggTGTCTATGGATGATTTGAAGCTGTATGGATTGAAGTCACATGATTGTCATACATTAATGCAACAGTTGCTTCCTGTGGCCATTCGTTCGGTGCTTCCTAAGCATGTTCGAATCTCCATAATGAGGCTGTGCTTCTTCTTTAATGCTTTGTGCACCAAAGTAGTTGATGTCTCAAAATTGGATAAGTTGCAATCCGATTTGGTTTTGACCTTGTGCGGGCTAGAGAAGATATTCCCTCCCTCATTCTTTGACATAATGGTACATCTTACTGTGCACCTAGTTAGAGAAGTGCGATTATGTGGTCCCGTTTTCTATAGATGGATGTACCCATTTGAACGGTTTATGAAAGTTTTGAAGGGGTATGTTCGTAACCGTTTTCATCCAGAAGGTTGTATAGCCGAGAGTTATGTTGGAGAAGAATCTATGGAGTTTTGCTCCGAGTTTTTTCAACGCTGTAATCCAATTGGAGTTCCTAAGGATCAAAGTAAGCTCTGTGGCCCACTTTCTACTGCGAAACTTAAGTGCATTGATGAGAAGGAGAGAAATCAGGCACATCTTCATGTGTTGTCCAATAATGATGAGGTGGATCCATATAAGAT TGCACATAAAAACATTGTAGAGCAGCTGTATgctgggaagaagaagagtaaaCAATGGATCCTTAGTGAGCACAATCGTACTTTTGCTGATTGGTTTGAAGCCAAG GTTTCAGCTCAAATGAAGGAAAATCCTAACGAGGTTTCCCAAACAATTAGGTGGCTAGCTGGAAAACCGAGTTTTACGGTGCATAGTTATGGAGGGTATCGATATAATGGAGTTAAATACTTCACAAAGCAGCGAGACAATGCTAGAGCTGTCCAAAATAGTGGTGTTACCTTAGTGGCAAAAACTTGGCAGGTATCGAGTGCCAAGGATAAAAATCCGGTGGAGAGTGATATGACATTTTATGGGGTCATTGAAGAGATTTGGGAGGTTGATTATCATGATTTCAAGGCCCCTTTGTTTTTGTGTCGATGGgtagagaatgaaaaaggaaTTAAACAAGATGAGTTAGGTTTTACATTGGTAAACCTTAATAGGCAAGGCCATAAGAAAGACAGATTTGCTTCTGTTGGTCAAGTGAAACAAGTTTTTTATGTGGAAGATCCCATTGATGCAGAGTGGTCCGTTGTACTAACAACCCCAAACAGAGATTACCGTGACTGTTTCTATGAAGATGATCTAGGGGACACCTCTATGGAACATCAACCGTTCTGTGCAGAAATACCTTCGCCTTGTCATGAAGAGGAGAATGAGCCTGATGCCACTTACATGAGAGCGAATGTGGAGGGGTTTTGGGTTGACCAATTCACCTCTCCAAGAGAACAATAG